One Aciduliprofundum boonei T469 genomic region harbors:
- a CDS encoding isochorismatase family protein: MYRSRYLTSAFVSLMEKRYFRFEKLRKIQGKVAILGIDMQGYFLNPLGKAYLPSSPEFLNRIKRLYEFAKNKGIEIILTKHCHEGNILSKWWNDEMKCDDTSTAILEEIRKYGNKIIEKNTYNAFLKTELEEHLKNKGVETLIITGVMTHLCCETTARDAFNRGFNVIFPIDGTITQNEELHECTLRSISHGFGVVISIERLLEWLVQK; the protein is encoded by the coding sequence ATGTATCGCTCTAGGTACCTAACTTCAGCTTTTGTATCTTTAATGGAAAAGAGGTATTTTAGATTCGAAAAACTCAGAAAAATTCAGGGGAAAGTTGCCATACTGGGTATTGATATGCAAGGTTATTTTTTAAATCCCCTAGGAAAAGCTTATCTTCCATCATCACCTGAGTTTTTGAATAGAATAAAAAGGCTTTATGAGTTTGCAAAAAATAAAGGTATTGAGATTATTCTAACAAAACATTGCCATGAAGGTAATATACTATCAAAATGGTGGAACGATGAAATGAAATGTGATGATACCTCCACTGCAATTTTAGAAGAAATAAGAAAATATGGTAATAAAATTATTGAGAAAAATACATATAATGCTTTTCTTAAAACTGAGCTTGAAGAGCATCTCAAGAATAAAGGTGTTGAAACTTTAATTATCACAGGAGTGATGACACATCTTTGCTGTGAAACCACTGCGCGAGATGCTTTTAATAGAGGGTTTAATGTAATTTTTCCGATTGATGGAACTATAACTCAAAATGAAGAATTGCATGAATGCACTTTGAGAAGCATATCCCATGGATTCGGTGTTGTTATATCAATAGAGAGGTTATTAGAATGGTTAGTTCAAAAGTAG
- the hutI gene encoding imidazolonepropionase, which yields MLLIKNASQLLTLAGGIKKEDYELGIIENGAVLIEGEKIVEIGSTKELKGSADKEIDASSKVVMPGFVDPHTHLVFSGTRENELYMKLQGKTYLEILKMGGGILRTVRATRNASKEALIKESMRRLDYMLVNGTTTAEAKSGYGLNYEDERKILEVINDIKHPIDLVPTFLGAHALPPEFKKSGEHIEYMKKIIPKIAPLAKFIDIFCEKGVFNCEESKEYLDEGKKYGLVPKIHADEIEDIGCTKVAVEVGAISADHLVKTSDENIELMAKKGIIAVFLPATPYMLLSKEYARARKFIEMGIPVALATDLNPNAYTESMQMVISLAITQMHMLPEEAIAASTINAAAAIGMKDKIGSLEKGKQADLIILDAKNYQQIGYHFGVNLVEKVIKKGKLVWSRGNVLH from the coding sequence ATGCTTCTCATAAAGAATGCCTCACAGCTTTTAACCCTTGCTGGAGGAATAAAAAAAGAAGATTATGAATTAGGCATAATAGAAAATGGTGCAGTACTAATAGAGGGAGAAAAAATAGTTGAAATTGGCAGTACTAAAGAACTAAAGGGGAGTGCAGATAAGGAAATAGATGCATCTAGTAAGGTGGTTATGCCGGGATTCGTGGATCCGCATACACATCTTGTATTTTCTGGCACAAGGGAGAATGAACTATACATGAAATTACAGGGTAAAACATACCTTGAAATCTTAAAAATGGGTGGAGGGATTTTAAGGACGGTTAGAGCCACAAGGAACGCCAGCAAGGAAGCGTTAATCAAAGAAAGTATGAGAAGATTAGATTATATGTTGGTGAATGGAACCACTACTGCCGAGGCAAAGAGTGGGTATGGACTGAATTATGAGGATGAAAGAAAAATCTTAGAGGTCATAAATGATATTAAGCATCCGATAGATCTCGTACCTACATTCCTAGGAGCACACGCTTTGCCACCAGAGTTCAAGAAAAGTGGAGAGCACATAGAGTATATGAAAAAAATAATTCCAAAAATTGCGCCTCTTGCAAAATTCATAGACATATTTTGCGAAAAAGGGGTATTTAATTGTGAAGAATCAAAGGAATATCTTGATGAGGGAAAGAAATACGGGCTTGTACCGAAAATTCATGCTGATGAAATTGAGGACATCGGGTGCACTAAAGTTGCTGTAGAAGTGGGTGCAATCTCCGCTGACCATCTTGTAAAAACAAGTGACGAGAATATAGAGCTTATGGCCAAGAAGGGTATAATTGCTGTTTTCCTCCCCGCCACACCTTATATGCTCTTAAGTAAGGAATACGCTAGAGCCAGGAAATTCATTGAGATGGGCATTCCAGTTGCGTTAGCTACGGATTTAAATCCAAATGCATATACAGAGAGCATGCAGATGGTTATTTCCCTGGCAATAACCCAAATGCATATGCTACCAGAAGAGGCAATTGCCGCTAGCACCATAAACGCTGCTGCTGCCATAGGCATGAAGGATAAAATAGGTTCTTTGGAAAAGGGAAAACAAGCAGATTTGATAATTTTAGATGCTAAAAATTATCAGCAAATTGGATATCATTTCGGTGTGAATCTTGTTGAAAAGGTGATTAAAAAGGGGAAATTGGTGTGGAGCAGGGGAAATGTACTTCATTAG
- the rimI gene encoding ribosomal protein S18-alanine N-acetyltransferase, producing MYFIREFKEEDLYEVLNIANESLTESYAPELFLDIHRLWPRGFLVAVARDIIGFIAGSKQNREARILLLAVKGIYRGKGIGSALMRRFMSLSKSEGILSVRLEVRTTNFKAIEFYKKFGFNIISYVPNYYTNGDAAYIMWREI from the coding sequence ATGTACTTCATTAGAGAATTCAAAGAGGAGGATCTTTACGAAGTACTCAACATAGCAAATGAATCTTTAACAGAGAGCTATGCTCCTGAACTTTTCTTGGACATTCATCGTCTCTGGCCGAGAGGATTTTTAGTTGCAGTTGCCAGGGACATCATAGGATTTATTGCAGGAAGCAAGCAAAACAGAGAGGCAAGAATCCTTCTTCTTGCAGTAAAAGGCATATATAGAGGAAAAGGCATTGGAAGTGCATTGATGAGAAGATTTATGAGTTTATCCAAGTCTGAAGGTATATTATCCGTGAGATTAGAAGTGAGAACTACAAATTTTAAAGCTATAGAATTTTACAAAAAGTTCGGGTTTAACATAATTTCCTATGTCCCAAATTATTACACAAATGGAGATGCTGCTTATATAATGTGGAGAGAGATATAA
- a CDS encoding methionine adenosyltransferase: protein MTRNIVVEDIIATPVEERDVEIVERKGIGHPDSVADGIAESVSRALSKYYLEHYGRILHHNTDQMEIVGGQAKPKFGGGQVLEPVYILLSGRATTTVNGERIPYRTIAKRAAADFLKKHYRHLDIEEDVIIDCMIGQGSVDLRGLYDTQKYLANDTSFGVGYAPMSDLEKVVYETERYINGPLKDKLPEIGEDIKVMGFRNKDKINITVAAAFVGKHTPDKDHYLNVKDELRDLLTDYAAKFTDKEVNFFINTGDLVNEGVFYLTVTGLSMENGDDGSVGRGNRVNGLITPYRPMSMEASAGKNPVTHVGKLYNILAFKIAEDVAKAAEGDVKEVHVRIVSQIGKPVDEPQVASIQVIPAEGVNIARYNEEFRNIADEWLANIHKITEMLVNGEVNVF from the coding sequence ATGACAAGAAACATAGTAGTTGAGGACATCATTGCCACACCTGTGGAAGAGAGAGATGTGGAGATTGTTGAGAGAAAGGGAATAGGGCATCCTGACAGTGTGGCTGATGGTATTGCAGAAAGTGTGAGCAGGGCTTTATCTAAATACTATTTGGAGCATTATGGAAGAATCTTGCATCACAATACAGATCAAATGGAAATTGTGGGTGGGCAAGCTAAGCCAAAATTTGGAGGCGGCCAAGTTTTAGAGCCTGTTTACATTCTTCTATCTGGTAGAGCTACTACAACCGTTAATGGTGAGAGAATTCCCTACAGGACAATAGCAAAGAGAGCTGCTGCCGATTTTCTAAAGAAGCATTATAGACACTTGGATATAGAGGAAGATGTGATCATTGACTGTATGATTGGCCAGGGCTCTGTTGATTTGAGAGGTCTATATGACACACAAAAGTATCTTGCAAATGATACATCCTTTGGCGTTGGCTATGCACCTATGAGTGATTTGGAGAAGGTCGTGTATGAAACGGAGAGATATATAAATGGTCCTCTTAAAGATAAATTGCCAGAGATCGGCGAGGATATAAAGGTAATGGGTTTTAGGAATAAAGATAAGATAAATATTACTGTAGCAGCAGCATTCGTTGGAAAGCATACTCCGGATAAGGACCATTATTTGAATGTGAAGGATGAACTACGAGATTTGCTAACTGACTACGCTGCAAAATTCACTGATAAGGAGGTTAATTTCTTCATAAATACAGGAGACCTTGTGAATGAGGGAGTATTCTATCTCACAGTTACAGGGTTGAGTATGGAGAACGGTGATGATGGAAGCGTGGGAAGAGGAAACAGAGTAAATGGATTAATCACACCTTACAGACCCATGAGTATGGAAGCTTCCGCAGGCAAGAATCCAGTTACGCATGTGGGCAAACTCTATAACATACTCGCCTTTAAGATTGCAGAGGATGTGGCAAAAGCGGCAGAAGGAGATGTAAAAGAGGTGCATGTGCGCATAGTTTCTCAGATAGGAAAGCCAGTTGATGAGCCACAGGTTGCAAGTATACAGGTTATACCGGCTGAAGGAGTTAATATAGCAAGATACAATGAAGAGTTCAGAAATATTGCAGATGAATGGCTAGCGAATATACACAAGATAACAGAGATGCTTGTGAATGGAGAGGTTAATGTATTCTAA
- the queA gene encoding tRNA preQ1(34) S-adenosylmethionine ribosyltransferase-isomerase QueA — MYSLRNYDFELPEELIAQEPVEPRDHARLMVLRKGIEHRYFYNLPEYMDKGDVLILNDTKVIKARIRGIKDTGGKVEILILEKLGENYYRCLVKGKKIHPGSVLIFEDIKGVVREKNEGICDIEFSGDIMDLARRRGEVPLPPYIKNPPTDAEEKYQTVFARREGAVAAPTAGLHFTPQLLKEIEKKGVKIGYITLHVSYGTFKPVKTEDIREHRVDEEYYIVGEEVAKLINEREGRLFAVGTTVTRALESSSKNGIIYPSRGYTIIFIYPGYKFQSGIDALITNFHVPRSSLILLVTAFGGYERIMKAYRIAIEKKYRFYSFGDAMLIFKM, encoded by the coding sequence ATGTATTCGCTCAGAAATTACGACTTTGAATTGCCTGAGGAGCTAATCGCTCAAGAGCCTGTGGAGCCAAGAGACCACGCTAGATTAATGGTTCTTCGTAAAGGCATAGAGCATCGCTATTTCTATAATTTGCCAGAGTATATGGATAAGGGAGATGTTTTAATTTTGAACGACACAAAGGTAATAAAGGCGAGAATTCGGGGAATAAAAGACACAGGGGGTAAGGTTGAAATTCTAATTTTAGAGAAATTGGGTGAGAATTATTACAGATGCTTGGTTAAAGGTAAGAAAATACATCCCGGCTCTGTTCTAATATTTGAGGATATAAAAGGAGTGGTTAGAGAGAAAAATGAGGGGATTTGTGATATAGAGTTCAGTGGAGATATTATGGATCTCGCACGAAGAAGAGGCGAGGTTCCTTTACCTCCATACATAAAAAATCCTCCTACTGATGCTGAGGAAAAATATCAAACAGTTTTTGCAAGAAGAGAGGGCGCAGTCGCAGCTCCCACAGCTGGATTGCATTTCACTCCGCAGTTGCTTAAAGAAATTGAGAAAAAAGGGGTGAAAATAGGGTATATAACCCTGCATGTTAGCTATGGTACATTCAAGCCTGTAAAAACGGAGGACATAAGGGAGCATAGGGTAGATGAGGAGTATTACATTGTTGGGGAGGAAGTGGCTAAACTTATAAACGAGAGAGAAGGAAGATTATTTGCGGTTGGCACAACAGTTACCCGTGCATTGGAGAGTTCATCAAAAAATGGAATTATATACCCCTCGCGTGGCTATACAATCATTTTCATATATCCTGGCTACAAATTTCAATCGGGCATAGATGCTCTAATCACAAATTTTCATGTGCCAAGGTCCTCTTTGATTCTCCTCGTAACAGCTTTTGGTGGATATGAGAGGATTATGAAAGCATATCGCATTGCAATAGAGAAAAAATATAGATTTTACAGTTTTGGAGATGCAATGCTAATTTTCAAAATGTAG
- a CDS encoding serpin family protein, producing MKIGKLSAVLTLIIIAVIIGAFVFQVLIAPKENYISTPNINLQPQNLNLSWNDRGVNEENLRNVALASGNFGLALFSQIFNVSNNTVISPLSIWLALAMLYEGARGNTAEEMRNVMYLPRNRTILEENIHWFLENFENHTENYTLSIANALWAQEGLDINKDYVQILQDYYNAYFQYLNFRNAEKARNIINSWVENYTNGKIKNLLPQGSITPETIAVLTNAIYFRAIWRYIFREWEISSGSFYTSKGKVTVDMMHMYQNLRYTEDKDAQILELPYRNCSLSMLIVLPKHGALNINIDKIIAWRQSLKYVDANLSLPKFELHANYKLKKPLERMGLKSVFTSSADLTGIFPYRGIYAEDVYHKTYISVNENGTEAAAATAIPQSSAASPFPMKRVDFNANHPFFFTIQDRETGAIFFMGWVANPIVE from the coding sequence ATGAAAATAGGAAAATTATCTGCCGTGCTTACTTTGATTATAATCGCAGTCATTATAGGTGCATTTGTATTTCAAGTGCTTATTGCTCCAAAGGAGAATTATATTTCTACTCCAAATATAAACTTGCAACCGCAGAACCTCAATTTAAGTTGGAATGATAGAGGGGTGAATGAGGAGAATCTAAGAAATGTTGCCCTTGCATCTGGTAATTTTGGATTAGCTCTCTTCTCCCAAATATTTAATGTGAGCAATAACACTGTGATTTCGCCCCTTAGCATTTGGCTCGCATTAGCGATGCTCTATGAAGGAGCAAGGGGAAACACCGCGGAAGAAATGAGAAATGTGATGTATCTTCCGAGGAATAGGACAATATTGGAGGAAAATATACATTGGTTTCTTGAGAATTTTGAAAATCACACAGAAAATTATACACTAAGCATTGCAAACGCGCTATGGGCTCAAGAAGGTTTGGATATAAATAAGGACTATGTGCAAATTCTACAAGATTATTACAATGCTTATTTTCAATACTTGAATTTTAGAAATGCAGAAAAAGCCAGGAACATAATAAATTCTTGGGTCGAGAATTACACAAATGGAAAGATAAAGAATCTACTTCCTCAGGGAAGCATAACCCCAGAAACTATTGCCGTGTTAACCAATGCCATCTATTTCCGTGCCATCTGGAGGTACATATTCAGGGAGTGGGAAATAAGTTCAGGGTCCTTTTACACATCCAAGGGTAAGGTTACAGTGGATATGATGCATATGTACCAGAATCTCCGATATACAGAGGATAAGGATGCTCAGATTTTAGAGCTACCATACAGAAACTGTAGTCTATCTATGCTCATTGTGCTACCAAAGCATGGGGCTTTAAATATTAACATTGATAAGATTATAGCTTGGAGGCAGAGCTTGAAATATGTAGATGCAAATCTCTCACTACCTAAATTTGAGCTTCATGCAAACTACAAACTTAAGAAACCCCTAGAAAGGATGGGTCTAAAGAGCGTGTTTACCTCTTCTGCAGATTTAACTGGTATTTTCCCATACAGAGGAATATATGCAGAAGATGTTTATCACAAGACCTATATTTCTGTTAATGAGAATGGCACTGAAGCGGCTGCTGCAACTGCAATTCCTCAGTCATCAGCGGCTTCGCCTTTTCCTATGAAAAGAGTAGATTTCAATGCCAATCACCCATTCTTCTTCACAATTCAAGATAGAGAAACGGGAGCCATATTCTTTATGGGCTGGGTAGCAAATCCAATAGTTGAATAA
- the moaC gene encoding cyclic pyranopterin monophosphate synthase MoaC: MSMVDISEKKNVLRIAKAKGTLVLKSTTVDAIKRGEIKKGDVFETAKVAGMLAVKNTPRIIPHCHPIPVEFIDFNFRVYGNRIDVECEVKAHYKTGVEMEALTGVSVALLTIWDMVKYLEKDENGQYPMTQILGIEVVEKRKEE, translated from the coding sequence ATGAGCATGGTGGATATAAGCGAGAAAAAGAATGTACTTCGCATAGCTAAGGCAAAGGGAACGCTCGTGCTAAAGAGTACAACGGTTGATGCCATAAAAAGAGGAGAGATAAAAAAGGGAGATGTTTTTGAAACTGCCAAGGTTGCAGGAATGCTGGCTGTGAAAAACACGCCCAGAATAATCCCTCATTGCCACCCAATTCCTGTGGAGTTTATAGATTTCAATTTCAGAGTTTATGGAAACAGAATTGATGTAGAATGCGAGGTTAAGGCGCATTATAAAACGGGCGTGGAGATGGAAGCTTTAACAGGAGTGAGTGTTGCCTTGCTCACAATTTGGGATATGGTAAAATACTTAGAGAAGGATGAGAATGGGCAGTACCCAATGACCCAAATTCTCGGTATAGAAGTTGTTGAGAAAAGAAAGGAGGAATAA
- a CDS encoding molybdenum cofactor biosynthesis protein B: MGVKEHKKHNYTLKIGVITVSSTRTKDTDESGKIIMEAIEKNGHKICGYDVVKDLKLDILRGLFHLLQNCDVVILNGGTGISSRDVTAETIKAILDKELVGFGEIFRLKSYEEIGTAAMMSRAIGGVCCEKLIFSIPGSKGAAKTGCDVIFSEINHMWYELNKEKK, from the coding sequence ATGGGAGTAAAGGAGCATAAAAAACATAATTACACATTGAAAATAGGCGTTATAACTGTGAGTTCCACAAGAACCAAAGATACGGATGAATCCGGAAAGATAATTATGGAAGCCATAGAGAAAAATGGACACAAAATTTGCGGCTATGATGTTGTTAAAGATTTAAAATTAGACATTCTACGGGGATTATTCCATTTATTACAAAACTGTGATGTAGTTATCCTTAATGGTGGCACGGGGATAAGCTCCAGGGATGTGACTGCAGAAACAATAAAAGCAATTTTAGACAAGGAGCTTGTGGGCTTTGGCGAAATTTTCAGGCTAAAGAGCTATGAGGAGATAGGCACAGCAGCCATGATGTCCCGCGCTATTGGTGGAGTATGCTGTGAAAAATTAATATTCTCAATTCCAGGCTCGAAGGGGGCAGCAAAAACTGGATGTGATGTGATATTCAGCGAGATAAATCATATGTGGTACGAGCTTAACAAGGAGAAAAAATGA
- a CDS encoding aminopeptidase, which yields MAKKKESIEEKLSMKKESMWLTLKKKEIKDAMKFADDYKEFLKEVKTERETVKFMISLAEKKGFKDISKKKSLAPGDKFYIMNREKTLALGVIGKKPLEGFRLVVSHIDAPRIDIKPNPLWEDSDSSLALLKTHYYGGIKKYQWVSRPLAIHGVVYTKNGKRIDIRVGDNPGDPVFVIPDLLPHLARKVQGERKLFDGIRGEELQLVVGNIPIDDKDVKQKVKTYVLKYLNEKYGINEEDFNSADLEIVPAEEPRDVGFDRGMVGAYGQDDRICAYTSFRAILEVENPTYTSIAFFYDKEEIGSDGNVGAQSNFLEYVFAKVLSMIKPDYTHAEFLEILYKSKAISADVSAAINPIFKSVHDIPNAAKAGYGVVISKYTGHGGKYGSSEATAEFMAEIRALYEKNKVPYQVAELGKVDEGGGGTIAKFFAKYGMDVVDMGPGVIGMHSPYEITSKMDVWSAYRAYKVFLSQ from the coding sequence ATGGCGAAGAAAAAGGAGAGTATTGAAGAGAAATTAAGCATGAAGAAAGAGAGCATGTGGCTCACATTGAAAAAGAAGGAAATCAAAGATGCAATGAAATTTGCTGATGATTACAAAGAGTTTTTGAAAGAGGTTAAAACCGAGAGAGAAACTGTGAAATTTATGATATCTTTGGCTGAGAAGAAAGGATTCAAAGATATAAGCAAGAAGAAGAGCTTGGCTCCAGGAGACAAGTTTTATATAATGAACAGAGAAAAAACCCTTGCCCTTGGAGTTATAGGTAAAAAGCCCCTTGAAGGATTCAGATTGGTTGTCTCGCATATTGATGCTCCAAGAATTGATATAAAACCGAACCCTCTATGGGAAGATTCTGATTCATCTTTGGCTCTTCTCAAAACCCATTATTACGGAGGGATAAAGAAGTACCAGTGGGTTTCTAGGCCTCTGGCAATACACGGAGTTGTATACACCAAGAATGGAAAGAGGATAGATATAAGAGTGGGCGATAATCCCGGAGATCCTGTATTCGTGATTCCTGATCTCTTGCCGCATCTTGCAAGAAAGGTCCAAGGAGAGCGTAAGTTATTTGATGGAATCCGTGGTGAAGAGCTCCAGCTTGTAGTTGGAAATATACCAATAGATGATAAAGATGTAAAGCAGAAGGTAAAAACCTATGTGCTGAAATACCTCAATGAGAAATATGGGATAAATGAGGAGGATTTCAATTCCGCCGACTTGGAAATAGTGCCTGCAGAAGAGCCCAGAGATGTTGGTTTTGACCGCGGTATGGTTGGTGCCTATGGACAGGATGATAGAATATGCGCATACACATCTTTCCGTGCCATTCTTGAGGTTGAGAACCCCACCTACACGAGCATAGCATTCTTCTACGATAAGGAGGAAATCGGTAGCGATGGAAATGTCGGTGCTCAAAGTAACTTCCTTGAATATGTTTTCGCTAAAGTTTTGAGTATGATAAAGCCAGATTACACCCATGCAGAGTTCCTTGAGATTCTCTATAAGAGTAAGGCAATAAGCGCGGATGTTAGTGCAGCCATAAACCCGATTTTCAAGAGTGTGCATGATATCCCCAATGCAGCTAAAGCGGGCTATGGTGTTGTCATATCCAAATACACGGGCCATGGAGGCAAGTACGGTTCAAGCGAGGCCACTGCGGAATTCATGGCTGAGATAAGAGCCCTATATGAAAAGAATAAAGTGCCTTACCAAGTGGCTGAGCTAGGTAAAGTGGATGAAGGTGGCGGTGGCACCATAGCGAAATTCTTTGCAAAGTATGGAATGGATGTCGTTGATATGGGACCTGGAGTTATAGGTATGCACTCACCCTATGAGATAACAAGCAAAATGGATGTATGGAGTGCGTACCGCGCTTACAAAGTTTTCCTCTCCCAATAA
- a CDS encoding MEMO1 family protein, giving the protein MRYPAVAGQFYPAERKELEIMLNELFIHPIGPGSVPSLIPDGKRKIKGGVVPHAGYMFSGPVAAHFYHALALDGFPESFIIIGPNHYGVGSGVAIALEDFLTPFGKVKVDRELAKDIAKGVIDIDGYAHRYEHSIEVQLPFLQFFKKEIKFVPITMLLQDYEIAIEVGEIIKEAIVDKDVVIIASSDFSHYVPKNKAYTNDYMAIERIVNGDVKGLYDVIYKHNITMCGYGPVAAMLTAIGGKTTLLKYATSGDIQPMNEVVGYAAIKVEK; this is encoded by the coding sequence ATGAGGTACCCAGCAGTTGCAGGGCAGTTCTATCCAGCGGAGAGAAAGGAATTAGAAATAATGCTAAACGAACTTTTTATCCATCCCATTGGTCCTGGATCGGTTCCCTCTTTGATACCCGATGGGAAAAGAAAAATAAAAGGAGGGGTAGTGCCACATGCTGGTTATATGTTCTCGGGTCCAGTAGCAGCTCATTTTTATCATGCCCTCGCCTTGGATGGTTTTCCAGAGAGTTTTATAATTATAGGTCCAAACCATTATGGGGTGGGCTCTGGAGTTGCAATCGCATTGGAGGATTTTCTCACTCCCTTTGGAAAAGTGAAGGTAGATAGGGAGTTGGCAAAAGACATAGCTAAGGGAGTGATAGATATAGATGGTTATGCACACAGATATGAGCATAGCATAGAAGTACAACTTCCATTCTTGCAATTTTTCAAGAAGGAGATAAAATTTGTACCGATAACGATGCTGCTGCAGGATTATGAAATTGCGATAGAGGTTGGAGAGATAATAAAAGAGGCAATTGTAGATAAGGATGTTGTTATAATTGCTTCATCAGATTTCTCTCACTATGTGCCCAAGAATAAAGCGTACACAAACGATTATATGGCAATAGAGAGGATAGTAAATGGGGATGTAAAGGGTCTTTATGATGTGATTTATAAACACAATATAACCATGTGCGGATATGGACCCGTGGCAGCTATGCTCACAGCTATAGGAGGAAAGACCACTCTTTTAAAATATGCTACAAGCGGAGATATACAGCCTATGAATGAAGTGGTGGGCTATGCTGCCATAAAAGTTGAAAAATAA
- the rpsB gene encoding 30S ribosomal protein S2, whose translation MVELLVDENTYFTAGVHIGTQVRNKDMMKFIYKVRNDGLYLLDITKTDERIRMAAKFLARYDPADILVVSQRQYGQKPSIKFAEAIGGAKVMPGRFIPGTLTNPKLSNYIEPKVILINDPAADTQALKEAVKSKIPIIALCDANNRTSYVDLIIPTNNKGRRALALIYWLLAREILKEKGIIKNNEEYKYTIEDFEAPL comes from the coding sequence ATGGTAGAATTACTGGTGGATGAAAATACATATTTCACAGCAGGAGTGCATATAGGAACGCAAGTGAGAAACAAGGATATGATGAAGTTCATCTACAAGGTTAGAAACGATGGACTTTATCTGCTTGATATAACAAAGACGGATGAAAGGATAAGGATGGCAGCAAAGTTCCTTGCAAGATACGATCCTGCAGACATCCTTGTTGTATCACAAAGGCAGTACGGGCAGAAGCCATCAATAAAATTCGCTGAAGCGATCGGGGGAGCCAAAGTGATGCCGGGAAGATTTATACCAGGTACACTCACAAATCCAAAACTTTCAAATTATATAGAGCCAAAGGTTATACTCATTAATGACCCTGCTGCAGATACTCAAGCTCTCAAGGAGGCAGTTAAGTCAAAGATACCCATAATTGCTCTATGCGATGCTAATAACCGCACGAGTTATGTAGATTTAATAATACCCACAAATAATAAGGGCAGAAGGGCGCTCGCTCTAATTTACTGGCTTCTTGCAAGAGAGATACTTAAAGAAAAGGGAATAATAAAGAACAACGAGGAATATAAATACACTATAGAGGATTTTGAGGCACCGCTATGA